Proteins co-encoded in one Klebsiella sp. RIT-PI-d genomic window:
- the malE gene encoding maltose/maltodextrin ABC transporter substrate-binding protein MalE yields the protein MNIKTGARIFALSALTTMMFSASALAKIEEGKLVIWINGDKGYNGLAEVGKKFEKDTGIKVTIEHPDKLEEKFPQVAATGDGPDIIFWAHDRFGGYAQSGLLAEISPDKAFQDKLYPFTWDAVRYNGKLIAYPIAVEALSLIYNKDLVPTPPKTWEEIPALDKTLKAKGKSALMFNLQEPYFTWPLIAADGGYAFKFADGKYNVKDVGVDNAGAKAGLTFLVDLIKNKQMNADTDYSIAEAAFNKGETAMTINGPWAWANIEKSKVNYGVALLPTFKGKPSKPFVGVLSAGINAASPNKELAKEFLENYLLTDQGLDDVNKDKPLGAVALKSFQDKLAKDPRIAATMDNAQKGEIMPNVPQMAAFWYAVRTAVINAASGRQTVDAALKDAQGRITK from the coding sequence ATGAATATCAAAACTGGCGCACGCATCTTCGCACTGTCCGCATTGACGACGATGATGTTTTCCGCCTCGGCTCTCGCCAAGATTGAAGAAGGTAAGCTGGTTATCTGGATTAACGGCGACAAAGGCTATAACGGCCTCGCTGAAGTGGGTAAAAAATTCGAGAAAGATACCGGCATTAAAGTGACCATTGAGCATCCTGATAAACTGGAAGAAAAATTCCCGCAGGTGGCGGCCACTGGCGACGGCCCGGATATCATCTTCTGGGCGCACGACCGTTTTGGCGGCTACGCGCAATCCGGCCTGCTGGCTGAAATCTCGCCGGATAAAGCCTTCCAGGACAAACTCTATCCCTTCACCTGGGATGCCGTACGCTATAACGGCAAGCTTATCGCCTATCCGATTGCCGTAGAAGCTCTGTCGCTTATCTACAACAAAGACCTCGTACCTACTCCGCCGAAAACCTGGGAAGAGATCCCGGCGCTGGATAAAACGCTGAAAGCGAAAGGTAAGAGCGCGCTGATGTTTAACCTGCAAGAGCCGTATTTCACCTGGCCGCTTATCGCTGCTGACGGCGGGTATGCGTTCAAATTTGCTGACGGCAAATACAATGTGAAAGATGTGGGCGTCGACAATGCGGGCGCGAAAGCGGGCCTGACTTTCCTGGTCGATCTGATTAAAAACAAACAGATGAACGCCGATACCGACTATTCCATCGCTGAAGCCGCATTTAACAAAGGCGAAACGGCAATGACCATTAACGGTCCGTGGGCGTGGGCCAACATTGAGAAGAGCAAGGTTAACTACGGCGTTGCGCTGCTGCCAACCTTCAAGGGCAAGCCGTCTAAGCCGTTCGTCGGCGTACTGAGTGCCGGTATTAACGCCGCCAGCCCGAATAAAGAACTGGCGAAAGAGTTCCTCGAAAACTACCTGCTGACCGATCAGGGTCTGGATGACGTGAACAAGGATAAACCGCTGGGCGCCGTCGCCCTGAAATCCTTCCAGGATAAGCTGGCGAAAGATCCGCGCATTGCCGCCACCATGGATAACGCCCAGAAAGGCGAAATTATGCCAAACGTGCCGCAAATGGCAGCGTTCTGGTATGCCGTTCGTACCGCAGTGATCAACGCGGCCAGCGGTCGTCAGACCGTCGATGCCGCACTGAAAGATGCGCAGGGCCGTATTACCAAGTAA
- a CDS encoding YjbH domain-containing protein — MKKTCLYSLLALSVSAACHAETYPAPVGPSQSDFGGVGLLQTPTARMAREGELSLNYRDNDQYRYYSASVQLFPWLETTLRYTDVRTKLYSSVEAFSGDQTYKDKAFDVKLRLWEESYWLPQVSAGARDIGGTGLFDAEYLVANKAWGPFDFSLGLGWGYLGTSGNVSNPLCSVSDKYCQRDNSYKQAGSVDTGEMFRGPASLFGGVEYQTPWQPLRLKLEYEGNNYQQDFAGRLDQKSKFNVGAIYRATDWADVNVSYERGNTLMFGVTLRTNFNDLRPHYNDNARPQYHPEPQDAILQHSVVSNQLTLLKYNAGLTDPKIQVKGDTLYVTGEQVKYRDSREGIERANRIIMNDLPDGIRTIRVTENRLNMPQVTTQTDVASLKRHLEGEPLGQQTPLVQQRITPIVPESTEQGWYFDKSRFDFHLDPVLNQSFGGPESFYMYQLGAMATADLWLTDHLLTTGSLFANVANNYDKFNYTNPPSDSTLPRVRTRVREYVANDVYVNNLQANYFQYLGNNVYGQVYGGYLETMFGGAGGEVLYRPVDSNWAVGLDANYVKQRDWRSAQDMMKFTDYSVKTGHLTAYWTPPFAQDVLVKASVGQYLAGDKGGTLDIAKRFDSGVVVGGYATITNVSADEYGEGDFTKGVYVSVPLDLFTSGPTRSRAAVGWTPLTRDGGQMLGRKFDLYGMTSDKSVNFR; from the coding sequence ATGAAAAAAACCTGTCTTTACAGCCTGCTGGCATTAAGTGTGAGCGCAGCCTGCCACGCAGAAACGTATCCCGCTCCGGTCGGCCCCTCGCAGTCTGATTTTGGCGGCGTGGGGTTACTACAAACCCCTACCGCACGTATGGCGCGAGAAGGGGAGTTAAGTCTCAATTATCGTGATAACGATCAGTACCGGTATTATTCGGCGTCAGTCCAGCTTTTCCCGTGGCTGGAAACCACGCTGCGTTATACCGATGTGCGGACAAAACTCTACAGCTCTGTGGAGGCGTTCTCCGGCGATCAGACCTATAAAGATAAAGCTTTCGACGTCAAACTGCGGCTGTGGGAAGAGAGCTACTGGCTACCGCAGGTATCAGCAGGCGCGCGGGATATTGGCGGTACCGGGCTTTTTGACGCGGAGTATCTGGTCGCCAATAAAGCCTGGGGACCCTTCGATTTCTCACTGGGTCTTGGCTGGGGCTATCTTGGCACCAGCGGCAACGTCAGCAATCCGCTGTGTTCGGTGAGCGATAAATACTGCCAGCGCGATAACAGCTATAAGCAGGCCGGATCGGTCGATACCGGTGAGATGTTTCGCGGCCCGGCATCCCTGTTTGGCGGCGTAGAATATCAGACGCCGTGGCAGCCGCTGCGTCTGAAGCTGGAATATGAAGGCAATAATTATCAGCAGGACTTTGCCGGTCGGCTGGATCAAAAAAGTAAATTTAACGTGGGAGCGATTTATCGCGCGACCGACTGGGCCGACGTGAATGTCAGCTATGAGCGCGGTAATACGCTAATGTTTGGCGTGACATTACGCACCAACTTTAACGACTTGCGCCCACACTACAACGATAATGCCCGGCCGCAGTATCATCCCGAACCGCAGGATGCCATTCTTCAGCACTCCGTGGTCTCGAATCAGCTTACCCTGTTGAAATATAACGCGGGCCTGACCGATCCAAAAATTCAGGTCAAGGGAGATACGTTGTACGTTACCGGCGAGCAGGTGAAATATCGCGATTCGCGCGAAGGTATCGAACGCGCTAACCGCATCATCATGAACGATCTGCCGGACGGCATTCGCACTATCCGGGTGACTGAAAATCGTCTGAATATGCCGCAGGTCACGACCCAGACCGACGTCGCCAGTCTGAAGCGTCATCTGGAAGGGGAGCCGCTGGGCCAGCAAACGCCGCTGGTTCAGCAGCGCATCACGCCGATTGTGCCTGAGAGTACCGAGCAGGGCTGGTATTTTGATAAGTCACGCTTCGACTTCCATCTCGATCCGGTGCTTAATCAGTCCTTCGGCGGACCGGAAAGCTTCTACATGTATCAGCTTGGCGCGATGGCGACGGCCGATTTGTGGTTAACCGATCATCTGCTCACCACCGGTAGCCTGTTTGCCAATGTGGCGAATAACTACGACAAGTTTAACTACACCAATCCACCGAGTGACTCAACATTACCGCGTGTGCGTACTCGCGTGCGTGAATACGTTGCGAATGACGTTTACGTGAATAACCTGCAGGCCAACTATTTCCAGTACCTGGGCAATAATGTCTATGGGCAGGTTTATGGCGGCTATCTTGAGACGATGTTTGGTGGCGCAGGGGGAGAGGTGCTGTATCGTCCGGTAGACAGTAACTGGGCCGTGGGACTGGATGCTAACTACGTTAAACAGCGCGACTGGCGCAGTGCGCAGGACATGATGAAATTCACCGATTACAGCGTGAAAACCGGCCATCTCACCGCCTACTGGACGCCACCTTTCGCTCAGGATGTGCTGGTGAAGGCGAGCGTCGGGCAATATCTTGCCGGGGATAAAGGCGGCACGCTGGATATTGCCAAACGCTTCGACAGCGGCGTCGTCGTGGGCGGGTATGCGACCATTACGAATGTGTCAGCTGATGAGTATGGGGAAGGGGACTTCACCAAAGGGGTGTACGTTTCTGTGCCTCTGGATCTCTTCACATCCGGCCCGACCCGCAGCCGCGCCGCGGTTGGCTGGACGCCGCTGACCCGCGACGGGGGACAAATGCTGGGCAGGAAGTTTGATCTGTACGGCATGACCAGCGATAAGAGCGTCAATTTCCGCTGA
- the malK gene encoding maltose/maltodextrin ABC transporter ATP-binding protein MalK — protein sequence MASVQLRNVTKAWGDVVVSKNINLDIHEGEFVVFVGPSGCGKSTLLRMIAGLETITSGDLFIGETRMNDIPPAERGVGMVFQSYALYPHLSVAENMSFGLKLAGAKKEVMKQSVNQVAEVLQLAHLLDRKPKALSGGQRQRVAIGRTLVAEPRVFLLDEPLSNLDAALRVQMRIEISRLHKRLGRTMIYVTHDQVEAMTLADKIVVLDAGRVAQVGKPLELYHYPADRFVAGFIGSPKMNFLPVKVTATAIDQVQVELPNRQHVWLPVDSASVQVGANMSLGIRPEHLLPSDIADVTLEGVVQVVEQLGHETQIHIQIPAIRQNLVYRQNDVVLVEEGATFAIGLPPERCHLFREDGTACRRLHKEPGV from the coding sequence ATGGCGAGCGTACAGCTACGGAATGTAACGAAAGCCTGGGGCGACGTGGTGGTATCAAAAAATATCAACCTCGACATCCATGAAGGTGAATTCGTGGTCTTTGTCGGACCGTCAGGCTGTGGGAAATCGACCCTGCTGCGCATGATCGCTGGACTGGAAACCATCACCAGCGGCGATTTATTTATTGGTGAAACACGGATGAATGATATCCCGCCCGCTGAACGCGGCGTGGGCATGGTGTTTCAGTCCTATGCGCTTTATCCCCATCTCTCCGTTGCCGAAAACATGTCGTTCGGTCTCAAGCTGGCAGGGGCCAAAAAAGAGGTTATGAAACAGAGCGTGAATCAGGTTGCGGAAGTGCTTCAGCTCGCGCACCTGTTAGATCGTAAGCCGAAAGCGCTGTCCGGCGGCCAGCGTCAGCGCGTGGCAATCGGCCGTACGCTGGTGGCGGAACCGCGCGTATTCCTGCTTGATGAACCGCTCTCCAACCTTGATGCAGCGCTGCGCGTGCAAATGCGTATTGAGATTTCCCGTCTGCACAAGCGTCTGGGCCGCACGATGATTTACGTTACCCACGATCAGGTCGAAGCGATGACGCTGGCTGACAAAATCGTGGTGCTGGATGCCGGTCGCGTAGCGCAGGTCGGTAAGCCGCTGGAACTGTATCACTATCCGGCTGACCGTTTTGTCGCGGGCTTTATCGGCTCGCCGAAAATGAATTTCTTACCGGTGAAGGTGACGGCTACCGCTATCGATCAGGTTCAGGTTGAACTGCCGAACCGTCAGCACGTCTGGCTGCCGGTGGACAGCGCCAGTGTTCAGGTGGGCGCCAATATGTCACTCGGTATTCGTCCTGAACATCTGCTGCCAAGCGATATCGCCGACGTCACGCTGGAAGGCGTGGTTCAGGTTGTCGAGCAGCTGGGACACGAAACACAAATTCATATCCAAATCCCCGCCATCCGTCAGAACCTGGTGTACCGCCAGAATGACGTGGTGTTGGTAGAAGAGGGTGCCACATTCGCCATCGGCCTGCCGCCGGAGCGTTGCCATCTGTTTCGCGAAGATGGCACTGCATGTCGACGGTTGCATAAAGAGCCAGGCGTTTAA
- the malG gene encoding maltose ABC transporter permease MalG translates to MAMVQPKSQKLRLLTTHLLLLIFIAAIMFPLLMVIAISLREGNFATGSLIPERISWEHWRLALGFSVEHADGRVTPPPFPVLLWLWNSIKIASITALGIVALSTTCAYAFARMRFPGKATLLKSMLIFQMFPAVLSLVALYALFDRLGQYIPFIGLNTHGGVIFAYLGGIALHVWTIKGYFETIDSSLEEAASLDGATPWQAFRLVLLPLSVPILAVVFILSFIAAITEVPVASLLLRDVDSYTLAVGMQQYLNPQNYLWGDFAAAAVLSAIPITAVFLLAQRWLVNGLTAGGVKG, encoded by the coding sequence ATGGCCATGGTCCAACCCAAATCGCAGAAATTACGTTTGTTGACGACGCACCTGCTGTTGTTGATATTTATCGCCGCCATTATGTTTCCGCTGCTGATGGTCATCGCGATTTCACTGCGTGAAGGCAACTTTGCGACCGGCAGCCTGATCCCGGAACGTATTTCGTGGGAGCACTGGCGGCTGGCGCTGGGCTTTAGCGTCGAACATGCCGACGGACGCGTTACGCCGCCGCCGTTCCCGGTATTACTGTGGCTGTGGAACTCAATAAAAATTGCCAGTATTACCGCGCTGGGCATTGTGGCGCTATCCACAACCTGCGCCTATGCTTTTGCCCGGATGCGTTTTCCTGGTAAAGCCACATTGCTGAAAAGTATGCTGATTTTCCAGATGTTCCCGGCAGTACTGTCGCTGGTGGCGCTATACGCCCTGTTTGACCGTCTCGGACAATACATTCCGTTTATCGGCCTGAACACACACGGTGGGGTGATCTTCGCCTATCTTGGCGGCATTGCACTGCATGTGTGGACCATTAAAGGCTATTTCGAAACGATTGACAGCTCGCTGGAAGAAGCGGCGTCGCTGGATGGCGCCACGCCGTGGCAGGCGTTTCGCCTGGTTCTGCTTCCGCTGTCGGTGCCGATCCTGGCGGTGGTATTTATACTGTCGTTTATTGCCGCCATCACCGAAGTCCCTGTTGCCTCGCTGCTGTTGCGAGATGTAGACAGCTATACGCTGGCCGTGGGGATGCAGCAATATCTCAACCCACAAAACTATTTATGGGGCGACTTCGCTGCCGCCGCCGTGCTGTCCGCTATCCCTATTACCGCCGTATTCCTGCTGGCCCAGCGCTGGCTGGTTAATGGCCTGACCGCGGGCGGCGTAAAAGGTTAA
- a CDS encoding YjbF family lipoprotein gives MKRPALIMICLLLQACSSTTQGLGDSLWSSLFGTPGVHLTDDEIQNMPYASQYVQLNNGPQLFVVLAFAENGQQKWVTQDQATLVTRHGRLVKTLLGGDNLLEVNNLAADPLARPNQITDGTRWTRTMGWTEYNQVRYATARSAFNWQGTDNVIVGGESTRVRVLDEEVETDQSRWTNRYWIDSEGQIRQSVQFLGADFFPIKTTLIKAAKS, from the coding sequence GTGAAGCGACCTGCACTCATTATGATTTGCCTGCTACTCCAGGCCTGTTCATCGACCACACAAGGGTTGGGAGACTCTTTGTGGAGCAGCCTGTTTGGTACACCTGGGGTTCATCTCACGGACGATGAAATTCAAAACATGCCTTATGCCAGTCAGTACGTTCAGCTCAACAATGGCCCACAGCTATTTGTGGTGCTCGCTTTCGCCGAAAACGGGCAGCAGAAATGGGTGACGCAGGATCAGGCTACGCTGGTCACCCGGCACGGGCGTCTGGTTAAAACTCTGCTTGGCGGGGATAACCTGCTGGAGGTCAATAATCTCGCAGCCGATCCGCTGGCCAGGCCGAATCAAATTACCGACGGTACGCGCTGGACCCGCACTATGGGCTGGACAGAGTATAACCAGGTGCGTTACGCCACGGCGCGCTCGGCCTTCAACTGGCAGGGCACTGACAATGTCATTGTAGGCGGCGAAAGTACGCGGGTCCGCGTACTGGATGAAGAGGTCGAAACCGACCAGTCTCGCTGGACTAACCGCTACTGGATTGATAGCGAAGGGCAAATTCGCCAGTCGGTACAGTTTTTGGGCGCAGATTTCTTCCCGATTAAAACCACGTTAATCAAGGCGGCGAAATCATGA
- a CDS encoding capsule biosynthesis GfcC family protein → MRTRFVAPLIATLLSTCAAAGTVQIYSAPNQPAKTLTGAEHLIDVVTQPQLANSWWPGAAIGERQATAVARQQQQALLAHLTAVAGEESGNDRRAIEALREQMKAITVTGRQLINLDPDTVRVSHSGNPRLQGEYSLWAGPRPDSITVFGLVSQPGKMPFTPGRDVARYLDANTLLSGADRSYAWVIYPDGRTQKVPVAYWNHRHVEPMPGSTIYVGFADALWSQTPDKLNADIVRALTQRVPE, encoded by the coding sequence ATGAGAACACGTTTCGTTGCGCCGCTAATCGCCACGCTTCTCTCCACCTGCGCGGCTGCCGGCACGGTACAGATCTACTCTGCGCCGAATCAACCGGCAAAAACACTGACCGGTGCAGAGCATCTTATCGACGTGGTCACCCAGCCGCAGCTGGCGAATAGCTGGTGGCCGGGTGCGGCGATCGGCGAGCGGCAGGCCACAGCCGTTGCTCGTCAGCAACAGCAGGCGTTATTAGCGCATCTGACCGCGGTCGCCGGTGAAGAAAGCGGTAACGATCGGCGTGCTATTGAGGCATTACGCGAACAGATGAAAGCGATAACGGTCACCGGGCGACAATTGATTAACCTCGACCCGGATACCGTACGGGTAAGTCACAGCGGCAATCCGCGCCTGCAGGGTGAATACAGCTTGTGGGCCGGACCGCGCCCGGACTCGATCACGGTTTTTGGTCTGGTAAGCCAGCCGGGGAAAATGCCGTTTACGCCCGGTCGCGATGTTGCCCGCTATCTCGATGCTAATACGCTACTGAGCGGTGCCGATCGCAGTTACGCGTGGGTAATTTATCCCGATGGCAGAACGCAAAAAGTCCCGGTGGCGTACTGGAATCATCGTCATGTCGAGCCGATGCCCGGCAGCACTATTTATGTCGGTTTTGCCGACGCGTTATGGAGCCAGACGCCGGATAAGCTCAATGCCGACATTGTTCGCGCCCTGACGCAGCGAGTACCTGAATAA
- the psiE gene encoding phosphate-starvation-inducible protein PsiE, giving the protein MSSLPRPAVEFISTILQTALNLGLLSLGLILLVFLGKETVHLAEVLFAPEQTSKYELVEGLVVYFLYFEFIALIVKYFQSGFHFPLRYFVYIGITAIVRLIIVDHTSPVDVLIYSGAILLLVITLWLCNTKRLKRE; this is encoded by the coding sequence ATGTCATCTCTACCCCGTCCGGCGGTTGAGTTTATCTCCACAATTCTTCAGACCGCCCTCAATCTGGGCCTGCTTAGTCTTGGCCTGATCCTGCTGGTTTTCCTCGGCAAGGAGACCGTACATCTGGCGGAGGTGCTCTTTGCGCCGGAGCAAACCAGCAAATATGAGCTGGTGGAAGGGCTGGTGGTTTACTTTCTCTACTTCGAATTTATTGCGCTGATTGTGAAATACTTTCAGTCCGGTTTTCACTTCCCGCTGCGCTATTTCGTCTATATCGGGATCACGGCGATTGTCCGGCTGATCATTGTCGATCACACCTCGCCGGTTGATGTGCTGATTTACTCGGGTGCGATTTTGCTACTGGTCATTACGCTTTGGCTGTGCAATACCAAACGGCTGAAACGCGAATAA
- the yjbE gene encoding exopolysaccharide production protein YjbE, with amino-acid sequence MHKILYGIFAITACAATTAYAAPVQVGEAAGSAATSVSVGSSTTSSVSPVSSAVGVALAATGGGDGSNTGTTTTTTTSTR; translated from the coding sequence ATGCATAAAATCCTGTATGGCATTTTTGCCATAACCGCCTGCGCGGCTACAACCGCGTATGCAGCACCGGTCCAGGTCGGTGAGGCCGCAGGTTCCGCGGCGACGTCTGTTTCAGTGGGAAGCTCCACGACAAGCAGCGTTAGCCCGGTAAGCTCGGCTGTGGGTGTCGCGCTGGCGGCAACGGGTGGCGGTGATGGTTCCAATACCGGAACCACTACCACCACGACCACAAGTACCCGCTAA
- the malF gene encoding maltose ABC transporter permease MalF has product MDAVKKRHWWQSDTLKWSVTGLLALLVGYLVVLMYAQGEYLFAIMTLILSGAGLYIFANRKTYAWRYVYPGMAGMGLFVLFPLVCTIAIAFTNYSSTNQLTQERAQQVLMDRSYQAGKTYNFALYPAEDKWQLALTDGESGKNYLSDAFTFGGEQKIALKEVNALPTSKRANLRAITQNRQALTQLTAVLPDESNVIMSSLRQFSGTRPLYTEASDGTLTNNQSGVKYRPNNDIGYYQALNAEGKWADEKLSPGYTVTIGWDNFMRVFIDDGIQKPFLAIFVWTVVFSVLTVILTVAVGMILACLVQWESLKGKAVYRLLLILPYAVPSFISILIFKGLFNQSFGEINMMLSALFGIKPAWFSDPTTARAMIVIVNTWLGYPYMMILCMGLLKAIPDDLYEASAMDGAGPFQNFFKITLPLLIKPLTPLMIASFAFNFNNFVLIQLLTNGGPDRLGTTTPAGYTDLLVSYTYRIAFEGGGGQDFGLAAAIATLIFLLVGMLAIVNLKATRMKFD; this is encoded by the coding sequence ATGGATGCCGTTAAAAAGAGACACTGGTGGCAAAGCGACACACTGAAATGGTCAGTGACTGGATTGCTGGCGCTGCTGGTGGGTTACCTTGTTGTTTTAATGTACGCCCAGGGGGAGTACCTGTTCGCCATCATGACGCTGATTTTAAGCGGTGCTGGCCTGTATATTTTCGCTAACCGTAAAACCTACGCGTGGCGCTATGTCTATCCGGGTATGGCCGGGATGGGCCTGTTTGTGTTGTTTCCTCTGGTCTGCACTATTGCCATCGCATTTACCAACTACAGCAGCACTAACCAGCTGACCCAGGAGCGTGCGCAGCAGGTGCTGATGGACCGTTCGTACCAGGCGGGTAAAACCTATAATTTCGCACTTTATCCGGCGGAGGATAAATGGCAACTCGCGCTGACCGACGGCGAAAGTGGAAAAAATTATCTCTCCGACGCCTTCACGTTTGGCGGCGAGCAGAAAATAGCGTTGAAGGAAGTCAACGCCCTGCCGACGAGCAAACGCGCTAATTTGCGCGCGATCACCCAGAATCGTCAGGCGCTGACCCAGCTTACTGCGGTACTTCCTGATGAAAGCAACGTCATCATGAGTTCACTGCGCCAGTTCTCCGGCACCCGCCCGCTGTATACCGAAGCCAGCGACGGGACATTAACCAACAATCAGAGCGGCGTGAAATATCGTCCCAATAACGATATTGGCTATTACCAGGCGCTAAACGCAGAGGGTAAATGGGCCGATGAAAAACTCAGCCCCGGTTATACCGTGACTATCGGCTGGGATAACTTTATGCGCGTCTTTATCGACGACGGCATTCAAAAGCCCTTCCTGGCGATTTTTGTCTGGACGGTCGTTTTCTCCGTCCTGACCGTTATCCTCACGGTGGCCGTCGGCATGATCCTCGCCTGCCTCGTACAGTGGGAATCCCTGAAAGGCAAAGCGGTTTATCGCCTTCTGCTGATCCTGCCTTACGCCGTCCCCTCTTTTATCTCGATTCTGATTTTCAAAGGGCTGTTTAACCAGAGCTTTGGCGAAATCAACATGATGCTCAGCGCGCTGTTCGGTATTAAACCGGCCTGGTTTAGCGACCCAACTACCGCCCGCGCGATGATTGTGATCGTCAATACCTGGCTGGGTTATCCGTACATGATGATCCTGTGTATGGGCCTGCTGAAAGCGATTCCGGACGACCTGTACGAAGCATCGGCGATGGACGGCGCGGGGCCGTTCCAGAACTTCTTTAAAATCACCCTGCCGCTGCTGATCAAGCCGCTAACGCCGCTGATGATCGCAAGCTTTGCGTTTAACTTTAATAACTTCGTACTGATCCAATTGTTGACCAACGGCGGGCCGGATCGTCTCGGCACCACGACGCCTGCGGGCTATACGGATTTACTGGTCAGCTACACCTACCGTATTGCCTTTGAAGGCGGCGGCGGTCAGGACTTTGGTCTGGCGGCAGCCATTGCCACGCTGATCTTCCTGTTGGTGGGAATGCTGGCGATTGTGAATCTGAAAGCCACGCGTATGAAGTTTGATTAA
- the pgi gene encoding glucose-6-phosphate isomerase codes for MKNINPTQTSAWQALQKHYDEMKDVTIAELFAKDADRFSTFSATFNDAMLVDFSKNRITEETLAKLQDLAKETDLAGAIKSMFSGEKINRTEDRAVLHVALRNRSNTPIIVDGKDVMPEVNAVLEKMKTFSQAIISGEWKGYTGKPITDVVNIGIGGSDLGPFMVTEALRPYKNHLNMHFVSNVDGTHIAEVLKGVNPESTLFLVASKTFTTQETMTNAHSARDWFLKTAGDEKHVAKHFAALSTNGKAVGEFGIDTANMFEFWDWVGGRYSLWSAIGLSIILSVGYDNFVELLSGAHAMDQHFASTAPEQNLPVLLALIGIWYNNFFGAETEAILPYDQYMHRFAAYFQQGNMESNGKYVDRNGNAVDYQTGPIIWGEPGTNGQHAFYQLIHQGTKMVPCDFIAPAITHNPLSDHHPKLLSNFFAQTEALAFGKARDVVEQEYADQGKDPKTLEHVVPFKVFEGNRPTNSILLREITPFSLGALIALYEHKIFTQGAILNIFTFDQWGVELGKQLANRILPELKEDSAVDSHDSSTNGLINRYKAWRA; via the coding sequence ATGAAAAACATTAATCCGACGCAGACTTCTGCCTGGCAGGCATTACAGAAACACTACGATGAAATGAAAGATGTGACGATCGCGGAGCTATTCGCGAAAGACGCCGATCGTTTCAGTACGTTCTCCGCAACGTTCAATGATGCGATGCTGGTGGACTTCTCCAAAAACCGTATTACCGAAGAAACGCTGGCAAAACTTCAGGATCTGGCGAAAGAAACCGATCTGGCGGGTGCTATCAAGTCCATGTTCTCCGGTGAAAAAATTAACCGCACCGAAGACCGTGCCGTGCTGCACGTTGCCTTGCGTAACCGCAGTAACACGCCGATTATCGTTGACGGTAAAGATGTCATGCCGGAAGTGAACGCGGTGCTGGAGAAGATGAAAACCTTCTCGCAGGCCATTATTTCCGGTGAGTGGAAAGGCTATACCGGTAAGCCGATTACTGACGTTGTAAACATCGGTATTGGTGGCTCTGACCTTGGCCCGTTCATGGTGACGGAAGCGCTGCGCCCGTACAAAAATCATCTGAATATGCACTTTGTTTCCAACGTCGACGGCACCCACATTGCTGAAGTGCTGAAAGGCGTTAACCCGGAAAGTACGCTATTCCTGGTGGCCTCAAAAACCTTTACTACTCAGGAAACTATGACCAACGCGCACAGCGCGCGCGACTGGTTCCTGAAAACGGCGGGCGATGAAAAGCACGTTGCCAAACATTTTGCGGCGCTGTCAACCAACGGTAAAGCGGTTGGCGAGTTCGGTATTGATACCGCCAATATGTTCGAATTCTGGGACTGGGTTGGCGGTCGTTATTCCCTGTGGTCTGCGATTGGCCTGTCGATTATCCTGTCCGTAGGTTATGACAACTTTGTCGAGCTGTTGTCCGGCGCGCACGCCATGGATCAGCATTTTGCCTCCACCGCGCCTGAGCAGAACCTGCCGGTATTGCTGGCGCTGATCGGTATCTGGTACAACAATTTCTTTGGCGCTGAAACCGAAGCGATCCTGCCCTACGATCAGTATATGCACCGCTTTGCCGCCTACTTCCAGCAGGGCAATATGGAATCCAACGGTAAATACGTTGATCGTAACGGCAATGCCGTGGATTACCAGACTGGCCCAATCATCTGGGGTGAGCCGGGTACCAACGGTCAACATGCGTTCTATCAGCTGATTCATCAGGGCACCAAAATGGTTCCTTGCGATTTTATCGCCCCGGCTATTACCCATAATCCGCTTTCCGACCATCATCCAAAACTGTTGTCGAACTTCTTTGCGCAGACTGAAGCGCTGGCATTCGGTAAAGCACGTGATGTCGTTGAACAGGAATATGCCGATCAGGGTAAAGATCCGAAGACGCTGGAGCACGTGGTGCCGTTCAAAGTATTTGAAGGCAATCGCCCGACCAACTCTATCCTGCTGCGCGAAATCACGCCGTTCAGTCTGGGCGCGCTGATCGCACTGTATGAGCACAAAATCTTTACTCAGGGCGCAATCCTGAACATCTTTACCTTCGATCAGTGGGGCGTAGAGCTGGGTAAACAGCTGGCTAACCGCATCCTGCCTGAGTTGAAAGAAGACAGCGCAGTTGATAGCCACGACAGCTCCACTAACGGTTTAATTAATCGTTATAAAGCCTGGCGCGCATAA